In a genomic window of Phyllostomus discolor isolate MPI-MPIP mPhyDis1 chromosome 5, mPhyDis1.pri.v3, whole genome shotgun sequence:
- the SMIM12 gene encoding small integral membrane protein 12 — translation MWPVLWTVVRTYAPYVTFPVAFVVGAVGYHLEWFIRGKDPQPVEEEKSISERREERKLDELLGKDHTQVVSLKDKLEFAPKAVLNRNRPEKN, via the coding sequence ATGTGGCCTGTGCTTTGGACCGTGGTGCGCACTTATGCTCCCTATGTCACATTTCCTGTGGCCTTCGTGGTTGGGGCTGTGGGCTACCACCTGGAATGGTTCATCAGGGGAAAGGATCCCCAGCctgtggaggaggagaagagcatCTCAGAGCGTCGGGAGGAGCGCAAGTTGGACGAGCTGCTAGGCAAGGACCACACCCAGGTGGTGAGCCTTAAGGACAAGCTCGAATTTGCCCCTAAAGCAGTCCTAAACAGAAACCGCCCGGAGAAGAATTGA